One Acidimicrobiales bacterium genomic window carries:
- a CDS encoding DNA repair helicase XPB, whose amino-acid sequence MTTADGPLIVQSDRTLLLDVDHPDAAACRAQIAPFAELERSPEHVHTYRVTSLGLWNARAAGIDAETVVDALLRWSRYAVPQSLLLDVAEVMERYGRLVLEVHPVHGLVLRSTDLAVLEEILRAKAVVPLVGPRIDADTVAVPRGERGRLKQALLKAGWPADDRAGHVDGAAHPIALREDAGFTLRAYQEEAVDAFSAAGSGVVVLPCGAGKTLVGLAAMARAGARTLVLVTNVVAARQWRRELLARTTLGADDIGEYSGERKEVRPVTIATYQILISRRKGAVPHLELLSGEDWGLIVYDEVHLLPAPVFRMTAEIQSRRRLGLTATLVREDGREGDVFSLIGPKRYDAPWRDIEAQGWIAPARCTEVRVTLSDEERLSYALAEPEERYRTGATARSKLAVVAALCEAAVRRGEPTLVIGQYLDQLDAIAGRLDAPVITGKTPTRDRERLYEDFRSGATPVLVVSKVANFSIDLPEASVAVQVSGTFGSRQEEAQRLGRILRPKADGRQAHFFTIVARDTNDQTFAASRQRFLAEQGYAYTIVDGEDVLAAAEQRRRQDQIDPGRQLPVGEGPSAG is encoded by the coding sequence GTGACCACCGCCGACGGGCCCCTGATCGTGCAGTCCGACCGCACGCTTCTGCTCGATGTCGACCACCCCGACGCCGCCGCTTGCCGCGCCCAGATCGCCCCCTTCGCCGAGCTGGAGCGCTCGCCGGAGCACGTGCACACCTACCGGGTGACCTCCCTGGGCCTGTGGAACGCCCGCGCCGCCGGGATCGACGCCGAGACCGTGGTCGACGCGCTGCTCCGCTGGTCGCGCTACGCGGTCCCCCAGTCGCTCCTCCTCGACGTCGCCGAGGTGATGGAGCGCTACGGGCGTCTCGTCCTCGAGGTGCACCCGGTCCACGGGCTCGTGCTGCGCTCCACCGACCTGGCCGTGCTCGAGGAGATCTTGCGGGCCAAGGCGGTCGTGCCGCTCGTCGGGCCCCGCATCGACGCCGACACCGTGGCCGTGCCGCGAGGCGAGCGGGGGCGGCTCAAGCAGGCGCTGCTCAAGGCCGGGTGGCCGGCCGACGACCGGGCCGGCCACGTCGACGGTGCGGCGCACCCCATCGCCCTCCGGGAGGACGCCGGCTTCACGCTCCGCGCGTACCAGGAGGAGGCCGTGGACGCCTTCTCGGCGGCGGGCAGCGGCGTGGTGGTGCTGCCCTGCGGCGCGGGCAAGACGCTCGTGGGGCTGGCGGCCATGGCCCGAGCCGGCGCCCGCACCCTGGTGCTGGTGACCAACGTCGTGGCCGCCCGCCAGTGGCGCCGGGAGCTGCTGGCCCGGACCACGCTCGGCGCCGACGACATCGGCGAGTACTCGGGGGAGCGCAAGGAGGTCCGCCCGGTCACCATCGCCACCTACCAGATCCTCATCAGCCGGCGCAAGGGGGCCGTTCCCCATCTCGAGCTGCTCTCGGGCGAGGACTGGGGTCTGATCGTCTACGACGAGGTCCACCTGCTGCCGGCGCCGGTGTTCCGGATGACGGCCGAGATCCAGAGCCGTCGCCGCCTCGGGCTCACGGCGACCCTGGTGCGGGAGGACGGCCGGGAGGGCGACGTCTTCTCGCTCATCGGCCCGAAGCGGTACGACGCTCCGTGGCGCGACATCGAGGCCCAGGGGTGGATCGCCCCTGCCCGCTGCACCGAGGTCCGGGTCACGCTCAGCGACGAGGAACGGCTGTCGTACGCGCTGGCCGAACCCGAGGAGCGCTACCGGACCGGCGCCACGGCCCGCTCCAAGCTCGCCGTCGTGGCGGCGCTCTGCGAGGCGGCGGTACGGAGGGGCGAGCCCACCCTCGTGATCGGGCAGTACCTCGACCAGCTCGACGCCATCGCCGGGCGGCTCGACGCGCCGGTGATCACCGGCAAGACCCCCACGCGCGACCGCGAGCGGCTGTACGAGGACTTCCGCAGTGGTGCGACGCCGGTCCTCGTCGTCTCCAAGGTCGCCAACTTCTCGATCGACCTCCCGGAGGCGTCGGTCGCCGTCCAGGTGTCGGGCACGTTCGGGAGCCGGCAGGAGGAGGCGCAGCGGCTCGGCCGCATCCTGCGGCCGAAGGCGGATGGCCGCCAGGCCCACTTCTTCACCATCGTCGCCCGCGACACCAACGACCAGACCTTCGCCGCTTCGCGGCAGCGCTTCCTCGCCGAGCAGGGGTACGCGTACACGATCGTCGACGGCGAGGACGTACTCGCCGCAGCCGAGCAGCGCCGCCGCCAGGACCAGATCGACCCGGGCCGCCAACTGCCGGTCGGCGAG